The proteins below are encoded in one region of Roseovarius bejariae:
- a CDS encoding HPr family phosphocarrier protein codes for MSEQTIRQLKIVNQKGLHARAAAKLVEVVEGFDATAEVSHDGQSTNADSIMGLLMLAASKGKTIDVETSGPDAEALADAIEALVADRFGEDM; via the coding sequence ATGTCTGAGCAGACCATTAGACAGTTGAAGATAGTGAACCAGAAAGGGCTGCATGCGCGCGCTGCGGCAAAACTTGTGGAGGTGGTCGAAGGTTTCGATGCAACCGCCGAGGTTTCTCATGATGGGCAGTCCACGAATGCCGATAGCATCATGGGCCTTTTGATGTTGGCAGCGTCGAAAGGAAAGACTATTGACGTCGAGACTTCGGGACCCGATGCCGAGGCTTTGGCCGACGCGATCGAGGCCCTTGTGGCCGACCGGTTCGGCGAAGATATGTAA
- a CDS encoding PTS fructose transporter subunit IIA: protein MIGIVIVAHGGLAREYLSAIEHVVGPQVGIKAISIGGDHDRAAKQAEICAAADEVDTGDGVLIVTDIFGGSPSNLSLKACRPTDRRILYGANLPLLIKLVKSRHLPLGEAARAALDAGRKYIDSHNVQADNAGEG from the coding sequence GTGATCGGTATCGTGATCGTGGCGCACGGCGGACTCGCCCGGGAGTATCTGAGCGCGATTGAACACGTCGTCGGGCCGCAGGTCGGCATCAAAGCGATTTCGATTGGCGGGGATCATGACCGCGCTGCCAAGCAAGCCGAAATTTGTGCTGCGGCGGATGAGGTCGATACGGGCGATGGTGTCTTGATCGTGACGGATATTTTCGGGGGGTCTCCTTCGAACCTGTCGCTCAAGGCCTGCCGCCCAACGGATCGGCGCATTCTTTACGGGGCGAACCTGCCCCTCTTGATCAAACTGGTCAAAAGCCGTCATCTGCCGCTCGGTGAAGCCGCCCGTGCGGCTTTGGATGCAGGGCGGAAATACATAGACAGCCATAATGTACAGGCGGATAACGCGGGAGAGGGTTGA
- a CDS encoding HPr kinase/phosphorylase gives MNQDSNGHILHATSVAVDGRAALIRGPSGSGKSGLALQLIAYGASLVSDDRTCISRQNEQIILSAPKALHGLIEARSVGILSSPVLPSAPLALIVDLTQTEDHRLPPFREDTLLGLSVPVIRKTDADHFPAAIMLYLRHGRVN, from the coding sequence ATGAATCAGGACAGCAATGGCCACATCCTTCATGCGACTTCCGTCGCCGTTGATGGGCGGGCTGCCTTGATCCGAGGCCCTTCCGGGTCAGGAAAATCTGGCCTTGCCCTGCAACTGATCGCATATGGCGCATCCTTGGTGTCTGATGACAGAACCTGCATTAGCCGCCAAAACGAGCAGATCATACTGAGCGCACCTAAGGCTCTGCATGGCCTCATCGAGGCGCGCAGTGTGGGTATCCTGTCTTCCCCGGTACTTCCGTCCGCGCCTCTGGCCTTGATCGTGGACCTAACACAGACCGAAGATCATCGCTTGCCGCCGTTTCGCGAGGATACACTGCTGGGATTGAGCGTGCCTGTCATAAGAAAAACTGACGCCGACCATTTTCCTGCGGCGATCATGCTGTATCTTCGACATGGGCGCGTTAACTGA
- a CDS encoding phosphoenolpyruvate carboxykinase: MTFGRVNPQFRLEDQGITGLGDVYYNLIEPALIESAIKNGEGTLGRGGSFLVTTGKFTGRSPKDKHVVKTDSVADTIWWENNAEMSPEGFDALYDDMVAHMQGGKYYVQDLVGGADPAHSINVRMVTELAWHGLFIRHLLRRPEREALENFTADFTVINCPSFQADPAKHGCRTETVIALNFDRKIILIGGTEYAGENKKSVFTLLNYLLPEKGVMPMHCSANHADGNPVDTAVFFGLSGTGKTTLSADPARTLIGDDEHGWSDRGTFNFEGGCYAKTINLNPEAEPEIYATTTKFGTVIENMVFDEETLELDFEDDSLTANMRCAYPLEYISNASETALGGHPKNVIMLTCDAFGVLPPIARLTPAQAMYHFLSGFTSKVAGTERGVTEPEPTFSTCFGAPFMPRRPEAYGNLLRDKIAKHGATCWLVNTGWTGGAYGTGSRMPIKATRALLTAALDGSLNEVEFRKDPNFGFDVPVEAPGVAEVLLDPRRTWDDPEAYDAQAEKLVKMFADNFAQYVPYIDDDVKAAALG; encoded by the coding sequence ATGACATTTGGACGGGTGAACCCGCAGTTCCGGCTTGAAGATCAAGGGATCACGGGCTTGGGCGATGTCTACTACAACCTTATCGAGCCCGCCTTGATCGAGTCGGCCATCAAGAACGGCGAAGGCACCCTTGGCCGCGGCGGGTCTTTCCTCGTGACCACCGGCAAATTCACCGGACGGTCGCCCAAGGATAAACACGTCGTCAAGACAGACAGCGTTGCCGATACCATTTGGTGGGAAAATAACGCCGAGATGTCGCCCGAAGGCTTCGATGCGCTCTATGACGACATGGTCGCCCATATGCAGGGTGGCAAGTATTACGTTCAGGATCTTGTCGGCGGCGCAGACCCGGCTCATTCGATCAATGTTCGCATGGTGACAGAACTGGCATGGCACGGGTTGTTCATCCGTCACCTCCTTCGCCGCCCCGAGCGCGAGGCCCTCGAAAACTTCACCGCCGATTTCACCGTTATCAACTGCCCCAGCTTCCAGGCCGACCCGGCCAAGCACGGCTGCCGGACCGAAACGGTGATCGCGCTGAACTTCGATCGCAAGATCATCCTGATCGGCGGCACCGAATACGCGGGCGAGAACAAGAAATCAGTCTTTACCTTGCTCAACTATCTCCTGCCCGAAAAAGGCGTTATGCCGATGCACTGCTCGGCCAACCATGCCGACGGCAACCCGGTGGACACCGCCGTGTTCTTTGGCCTCTCGGGCACCGGCAAAACCACCCTGTCTGCTGATCCCGCACGCACCCTGATTGGCGACGACGAACACGGCTGGTCCGATCGCGGCACCTTCAACTTCGAAGGCGGCTGCTATGCCAAGACCATCAACCTCAACCCCGAGGCCGAGCCGGAAATCTATGCGACCACGACCAAGTTCGGCACCGTGATCGAAAACATGGTCTTCGACGAAGAAACGCTGGAGCTGGATTTCGAGGACGACTCGCTCACGGCCAACATGCGCTGCGCATATCCGCTGGAGTACATCTCGAACGCGTCGGAAACGGCACTTGGCGGCCATCCCAAGAACGTCATCATGCTGACTTGCGATGCCTTCGGCGTTCTTCCCCCGATTGCGCGGCTGACCCCGGCACAGGCGATGTATCACTTCCTCTCGGGCTTCACCTCGAAGGTGGCAGGCACCGAGCGCGGCGTCACCGAACCCGAGCCCACCTTCTCGACCTGCTTTGGCGCCCCCTTCATGCCGCGCCGCCCCGAGGCTTACGGGAACCTGCTGCGCGACAAGATCGCCAAACACGGCGCGACCTGCTGGCTGGTCAACACCGGCTGGACCGGCGGCGCCTATGGCACCGGCTCGCGGATGCCGATCAAGGCGACCCGCGCACTGCTGACCGCCGCGCTTGACGGATCGCTCAACGAAGTCGAATTCCGCAAGGACCCGAACTTTGGCTTTGACGTGCCGGTGGAAGCCCCGGGCGTGGCCGAGGTTCTGCTTGACCCGCGCCGCACATGGGACGACCCCGAAGCCTATGACGCACAGGCCGAGAAGCTGGTGAAGATGTTTGCCGATAACTTCGCACAATACGTGCCTTATATCGACGATGACGTGAAAGCTGCCGCTCTTGGTTAA
- a CDS encoding sensor histidine kinase, with protein sequence MTLVEGVHVRDLPSHKDDDVVLGDDFVAPDNVVEDELRVRRERRGFFSLRESSLTRKIITFNLIALSVLVAGILYFNSSRDSLALQRANSLVSEVELIADVFEAQLPSGGPVNLVSGDGIDVGETLSGLDIQQGVEVFVFDPAGTLAGQTIGTRPQAENPVGEKPTSITDALIKVWNWLSVPFDALAGEKDQTSTRAQAQALVGPTLESDTQIVTGEIDGATIFLVASPVMQGGRPVAVVSMASASGEIDRVAAAERERVLQMFLVATLVSVGLSLILASTIANPLADLASAAEIGGDRDRRSNRGGRIRIPDLTARPDEIGRLSGALRGMVAALYHRIDSNEQFAADVAHEIKNPLASLRSAVGTMRVAKRDDQREKLLQVIEHDVRRLDRLVSDISNASRLDSELVKEEQEPFDLITMLSNIGNFLGEEAEKKGIEFITDFPKDPIVFTGLEARLAQVFVNLITNAISFCEEGDAIRVWIRKRDNRVLVVVEDTGPGIPEQALLKIFKRFYSERPSNDFGNNSGLGLSISKQIIEAHDGVIWAENIRPNDADPSSEPLGARFVVGLPV encoded by the coding sequence ATGACTCTGGTCGAGGGGGTACACGTGCGCGATCTTCCGTCCCACAAGGATGACGACGTTGTCCTTGGGGATGACTTTGTTGCACCGGATAATGTCGTCGAGGACGAGCTGCGCGTTCGTCGCGAGCGGCGCGGGTTCTTTTCCCTGCGTGAATCCTCCCTCACTCGGAAAATCATTACCTTCAACCTGATCGCACTGAGCGTTCTGGTGGCAGGGATTCTTTATTTCAATTCCTCGCGAGACAGTCTTGCCCTGCAACGTGCAAACAGTCTTGTGTCCGAGGTTGAACTCATCGCCGATGTCTTCGAGGCGCAGCTTCCCTCGGGTGGGCCCGTCAACTTGGTATCGGGTGACGGTATCGACGTTGGTGAAACGTTGAGTGGGCTAGATATTCAACAAGGTGTCGAGGTTTTTGTTTTCGACCCGGCTGGTACATTGGCGGGGCAGACGATCGGCACGCGCCCACAAGCCGAAAACCCTGTTGGTGAAAAGCCCACATCCATCACCGATGCTTTGATCAAGGTTTGGAACTGGTTGTCTGTGCCCTTCGATGCACTGGCCGGTGAGAAAGACCAAACATCGACTCGGGCTCAGGCTCAGGCCCTTGTTGGACCCACACTGGAATCCGACACACAGATTGTAACGGGTGAGATCGACGGAGCCACTATATTCCTGGTCGCCAGTCCGGTGATGCAAGGTGGCCGGCCCGTTGCCGTTGTCTCCATGGCGAGCGCAAGCGGTGAGATTGACCGCGTCGCCGCCGCCGAGCGTGAACGTGTGTTGCAGATGTTTCTTGTCGCTACTCTCGTTTCCGTAGGGTTGAGCCTGATCCTTGCGTCCACGATCGCCAACCCACTGGCCGATTTGGCGTCGGCGGCCGAAATCGGTGGGGACCGTGACCGTCGTAGCAATCGTGGCGGGCGCATCCGCATCCCCGATCTGACCGCGCGACCAGACGAAATTGGCCGGTTGTCTGGCGCGCTCAGGGGGATGGTGGCAGCCCTCTACCATCGGATCGACAGTAACGAACAATTTGCCGCTGACGTTGCGCATGAAATCAAGAATCCTCTGGCCAGCTTGCGTTCAGCCGTCGGAACGATGCGGGTTGCAAAACGGGACGATCAACGCGAAAAACTTTTGCAGGTCATTGAACATGATGTTCGCCGCCTTGACCGATTGGTGAGCGATATCTCGAACGCATCCCGCTTGGATAGTGAACTGGTCAAGGAGGAGCAGGAGCCCTTCGACCTGATCACGATGCTCAGCAATATTGGCAATTTCCTTGGCGAAGAAGCGGAAAAGAAGGGTATCGAGTTCATTACCGATTTCCCCAAAGACCCAATAGTCTTTACGGGGCTTGAAGCCCGGCTTGCGCAGGTCTTTGTCAATTTGATCACCAACGCGATCAGCTTCTGCGAAGAAGGCGATGCCATCCGTGTCTGGATTCGCAAGCGCGACAACCGCGTTCTGGTCGTGGTCGAGGATACCGGCCCCGGCATTCCCGAGCAGGCCTTGCTGAAGATTTTCAAGCGTTTTTATTCCGAGCGGCCCAGTAACGATTTCGGCAATAACTCGGGGCTTGGCCTTTCGATCTCGAAACAGATCATCGAAGCGCATGACGGTGTGATCTGGGCCGAGAACATCCGCCCGAATGATGCCGATCCCAGTTCCGAACCCTTGGGTGCACGATTTGTCGTCGGTCTTCCCGTTTGA
- a CDS encoding GlxA family transcriptional regulator yields MLLFDKFSNLCLANCLEPLRASNTLTGKEGFTWQILTPTGLPSRSSSGIEVLPHIALAELPKVDFLFVVASYDHDNHDTAATRRMLRDAARKADVVVGLDAGPWLMASAGLLQGRRATVHWDLLEGFTERFLDIEVARARFMRDGPYWTCAGAMSALDLTLDLIADTLGISARLDVEALFLHGDPPLRADDMREEDDPLVQRALTLMRDTVEMPLGLASLAKALSCQPRTLDRRCRAILGAPPGTVYRHLRLSAARKLLEGGRLPVSEIALRCGYENPGALARAMRRQYGASPSQLRRKART; encoded by the coding sequence TTGCTCTTGTTCGACAAGTTTTCCAACCTGTGTTTGGCGAATTGCCTCGAACCTCTGCGTGCATCCAATACCCTGACCGGGAAAGAGGGGTTTACGTGGCAAATTCTGACGCCCACCGGCCTGCCCAGTCGGTCGTCAAGCGGGATCGAGGTTTTGCCGCATATCGCGCTTGCGGAGTTGCCGAAGGTGGACTTTCTTTTCGTCGTGGCCAGTTACGACCACGACAACCATGACACCGCTGCGACCCGGCGCATGTTGCGGGATGCAGCGCGTAAAGCAGATGTCGTGGTTGGCCTTGACGCCGGGCCTTGGCTAATGGCATCGGCCGGATTGCTTCAGGGGCGGCGAGCGACGGTGCACTGGGACTTGCTTGAGGGCTTTACCGAACGTTTCCTGGATATCGAGGTGGCGCGCGCGCGGTTTATGCGCGATGGCCCATACTGGACCTGTGCCGGTGCTATGTCGGCGCTTGATCTGACGTTGGATTTGATCGCCGATACACTCGGTATTTCCGCCCGTCTGGACGTTGAGGCCTTGTTCTTGCATGGCGATCCGCCATTGCGTGCTGATGATATGCGAGAAGAGGATGATCCGCTGGTGCAGCGTGCCCTGACGCTGATGCGGGATACGGTTGAAATGCCCCTTGGCCTTGCATCCCTGGCCAAGGCTTTGTCCTGTCAGCCGCGAACCCTGGACCGGCGGTGCCGTGCAATACTGGGCGCGCCACCCGGTACAGTTTACCGGCACCTGCGCCTCTCAGCAGCGCGCAAGTTGTTGGAGGGAGGCAGGTTACCAGTTTCCGAAATCGCCCTGCGCTGTGGCTATGAAAACCCCGGGGCTTTGGCCCGCGCCATGCGGAGACAATATGGTGCATCACCTTCGCAATTGCGGCGCAAGGCAAGGACCTGA
- the rapZ gene encoding RNase adapter RapZ, whose translation MTAATFSSKGNRLVLVTGPSGAGRTTAIRALEDIGYEAIDNLPLSLLPRLLDGPAPTKPLALGVDTRNRDFSTNALIEAIDQIGGMADTPMQVLYLDCRPEILMRRFSETRRRHPLAPAENAEIGIAREFDLLGPIKARADMLIDTSEMSPHDLRAELDRWFAPSSTGQLAVSVQSFSYKRGLPRGLDIVLDCRFLRNPYWEEGLRILDGRSPEVADYVKQDGRFEAFRQKIIGLAELLLPAYEAEGKAYLSIGFGCTGGQHRSVTMTETLAQALADSGWQVSIRHRELERRGKTASDRFIVVDNAQARGE comes from the coding sequence ATGACCGCGGCGACTTTCTCATCTAAGGGCAATCGGCTTGTCCTCGTCACGGGCCCGTCCGGTGCCGGGAGGACGACGGCAATCCGTGCGCTTGAGGACATAGGATATGAGGCGATTGACAACCTGCCGCTGTCCCTTTTGCCCCGCCTTCTGGATGGTCCCGCTCCGACCAAGCCGTTGGCCCTTGGTGTCGACACACGCAACCGCGATTTTTCGACCAATGCGCTGATTGAAGCGATCGATCAGATTGGCGGCATGGCCGATACGCCCATGCAGGTTCTCTACCTGGACTGCCGCCCCGAGATACTGATGCGGAGGTTCTCGGAAACCCGCCGCCGCCATCCCTTGGCTCCGGCAGAGAATGCCGAAATCGGCATCGCACGAGAGTTTGACCTGCTTGGCCCCATCAAAGCCCGTGCCGATATGCTGATCGATACTTCCGAAATGTCGCCACATGATCTGCGCGCCGAGCTTGACCGTTGGTTCGCACCGAGCAGCACGGGGCAATTGGCGGTATCGGTCCAGTCGTTTTCCTACAAGCGAGGGTTGCCGCGCGGATTGGATATCGTGTTGGATTGTCGCTTTCTGCGCAATCCCTATTGGGAGGAAGGCTTGCGCATACTCGACGGGCGGTCTCCGGAGGTAGCAGATTACGTTAAACAGGATGGGCGCTTCGAGGCGTTCCGACAAAAGATCATCGGACTGGCCGAACTTCTGCTACCGGCGTATGAGGCCGAGGGGAAGGCCTATCTTTCTATCGGTTTCGGATGTACTGGAGGACAGCACCGTAGCGTCACAATGACAGAAACCTTGGCACAAGCCCTTGCAGACAGCGGCTGGCAAGTGTCAATAAGACACCGAGAGCTGGAACGGCGCGGAAAAACCGCTTCGGACAGATTTATCGTTGTTGATAACGCGCAAGCCCGGGGGGAATGA
- a CDS encoding 3-hydroxybutyryl-CoA dehydrogenase produces the protein MEIQKIGVIGAGQMGNGIAHVLAIAGYNVLLNDISQEALDAGLATVRKNMERQVSRDKMTQADMDAALARISPTLTLTDLGQTDLVIEAATEKEAVKTAIFQELVPHLQDHTILTSNTSSISITRLASGTDRPERFMGFHFMNPVPVMQLVELIRGIATDKATYDACLQVVEKLGKTAASAEDFPAFIVNRILMPMINEAVYTLYEGVGTVKSIDQSMKLGANHPMGPLELADFIGLDTCLAIMNVLHDGLADTKYRPCPLLTKYVEAGWLGRKTGRGFYDYRGEEPVPTR, from the coding sequence ATGGAAATCCAGAAAATCGGCGTTATCGGCGCGGGCCAGATGGGCAACGGCATCGCCCATGTCCTTGCAATTGCTGGATATAATGTCCTGCTCAACGATATTTCGCAGGAGGCGCTCGATGCCGGTCTGGCCACGGTGCGCAAGAACATGGAACGTCAGGTCAGCCGGGATAAGATGACCCAAGCGGATATGGATGCCGCCCTTGCGCGCATTTCCCCCACCCTGACCCTCACCGATCTGGGGCAAACCGACCTCGTGATCGAGGCCGCAACCGAGAAAGAAGCCGTAAAAACCGCTATTTTTCAAGAGCTTGTACCACACCTACAGGATCATACGATCCTGACCTCGAACACCTCGTCGATTTCGATCACCCGCTTGGCCAGCGGCACCGACCGCCCCGAACGCTTCATGGGCTTTCACTTCATGAATCCCGTTCCGGTGATGCAACTGGTGGAATTGATCCGTGGTATTGCCACCGACAAAGCCACTTATGACGCTTGCCTTCAAGTTGTTGAAAAACTTGGGAAAACGGCCGCCAGCGCCGAGGATTTTCCGGCCTTCATCGTCAATCGAATCCTGATGCCGATGATCAACGAGGCGGTCTATACCCTCTATGAAGGTGTCGGCACCGTCAAATCCATCGACCAATCCATGAAACTGGGCGCCAACCACCCCATGGGCCCCTTGGAACTTGCTGATTTCATTGGATTAGATACCTGCCTGGCGATCATGAACGTACTGCACGACGGCCTAGCCGACACCAAGTATCGCCCCTGTCCTCTGCTCACCAAGTATGTCGAGGCCGGATGGCTTGGCCGCAAGACGGGCCGCGGGTTCTATGACTACCGTGGAGAAGAGCCCGTCCCGACGCGCTAA
- a CDS encoding lysophospholipid acyltransferase family protein yields the protein MARRNGKSTLAERQDEHAIDETGETVNFTKYDRRSLTYANSFDTPATAFTIRTIEWFTGKLSILRMIRKFEKRGAPTGQAFWRAALDTMGIDLLTPDEQLDNIPTDGPVVVVANHPHGLVDGMILADLIGRRRTDYKILTRALLTGIDEVAASYMISVPFPHEPDAQRKSVEMRAKAMAHLKEGGLISVFPSGVVASSDSLMGPAIEREWNVFTAQMIRRSGAQVVPIYFPGANSRWYQMANRISATLRQSLLLHEVVHSCNNPQKPVVGAPISPERMKMLESDPRGFMTWLREHTLSLADNGPSGA from the coding sequence ATGGCGCGACGGAACGGGAAGAGCACTTTGGCTGAAAGGCAAGATGAACACGCCATAGACGAAACCGGCGAGACGGTGAACTTCACCAAGTATGACCGTCGCAGTTTGACCTATGCCAATTCTTTCGACACGCCCGCCACGGCATTCACCATCCGGACGATAGAGTGGTTTACAGGTAAGCTGTCTATTCTGCGGATGATCCGCAAGTTTGAAAAGCGTGGGGCCCCTACCGGGCAGGCGTTTTGGCGTGCGGCCCTCGATACAATGGGCATTGATCTTCTGACTCCCGACGAACAGTTGGACAATATTCCGACGGATGGCCCGGTTGTCGTGGTGGCCAATCACCCGCATGGCCTTGTGGATGGCATGATCCTTGCCGATCTGATTGGCCGTAGGAGAACCGATTACAAAATCCTGACCCGCGCACTTTTGACTGGCATTGACGAGGTTGCGGCGTCCTACATGATTTCGGTGCCTTTCCCGCATGAGCCTGACGCACAGCGTAAATCGGTGGAGATGCGAGCCAAGGCCATGGCGCACCTGAAAGAGGGGGGATTGATCAGTGTCTTTCCCTCGGGGGTCGTCGCCTCCTCTGATAGCCTCATGGGTCCGGCCATTGAGCGTGAGTGGAATGTCTTTACCGCCCAGATGATCCGCCGCTCGGGCGCGCAGGTAGTGCCGATCTATTTCCCCGGCGCGAATTCCCGCTGGTACCAGATGGCCAACCGTATATCGGCCACCCTGCGGCAGAGTTTGCTGCTGCATGAAGTCGTACACAGTTGCAACAACCCGCAAAAGCCCGTGGTGGGGGCGCCGATTTCGCCGGAGCGGATGAAGATGTTGGAAAGCGACCCGCGGGGGTTCATGACATGGCTGCGGGAACACACCCTATCACTGGCGGATAACGGGCCTTCGGGGGCCTGA
- a CDS encoding FAD-binding protein produces the protein MSVLLIAEINDGELAVDATAKAVTAAAKLGDVTVLCAGATCAAAAEEAAKIDGVAKVLCAEDDLYGHRLAEPVAALIAAQAGDYEHIVAPATTDAKNILPRVAALLDVMVITDVSGVVDADTFERPIYAGNAVQTVKSKDAKKVISFRTSTFDAAGMGGSASVETIGAGDNPALSEWVEDKVAESDRPELTSAGVVVSGGRGVGSEEDFALIEKLADKLGAAVGASRAAVDSGFAPNDWQVGQTGKVVAPDLYVAIGISGAIQHLAGMKDSKIIVAINKDEEAPIFQVADYGLVADLFEAVPELTEKLG, from the coding sequence ATGTCTGTTCTTCTGATTGCTGAAATCAACGACGGCGAACTGGCCGTTGACGCAACCGCCAAGGCCGTGACCGCCGCCGCGAAACTCGGCGACGTGACCGTTCTCTGCGCCGGGGCCACCTGCGCCGCCGCCGCCGAGGAAGCCGCCAAGATCGACGGTGTCGCCAAGGTCCTCTGCGCCGAGGATGACCTTTACGGTCACCGCCTGGCCGAGCCCGTGGCCGCGCTGATCGCCGCACAGGCCGGTGACTACGAACACATCGTTGCCCCCGCCACCACAGACGCCAAGAACATCCTGCCCCGCGTTGCGGCGCTTCTGGATGTCATGGTGATCACCGATGTCTCGGGCGTCGTCGATGCCGATACCTTCGAGCGTCCGATCTATGCCGGTAACGCCGTGCAGACGGTCAAGTCGAAAGACGCCAAGAAGGTCATCAGCTTCCGGACCTCCACCTTCGATGCCGCTGGCATGGGGGGCTCGGCCTCGGTTGAAACCATCGGCGCAGGCGACAATCCCGCCCTCTCCGAATGGGTCGAAGACAAGGTTGCCGAATCCGACCGTCCCGAACTGACTTCGGCGGGTGTCGTGGTGTCCGGTGGTCGCGGTGTCGGCTCCGAAGAGGACTTCGCCCTGATCGAGAAACTGGCCGACAAGCTCGGCGCCGCTGTCGGCGCCTCGCGCGCCGCTGTCGACTCGGGCTTCGCGCCGAACGACTGGCAAGTGGGTCAGACCGGCAAAGTGGTCGCCCCTGATCTTTACGTGGCCATCGGCATCTCGGGCGCCATTCAGCACCTCGCCGGTATGAAAGACTCCAAGATCATCGTCGCGATCAACAAGGACGAAGAAGCGCCGATCTTCCAGGTGGCCGATTACGGCCTCGTCGCCGACCTCTTCGAGGCGGTGCCGGAACTGACCGAGAAGCTGGGTTAA
- a CDS encoding response regulator transcription factor, which produces MSKIALVDDDRNILTSVSMTLEAEGFEVETYNDGQQAFDAFSKKLPDMAVLDIKMPRMDGMDLLQRIRQKTSIPVIFLTSKDDEIDEVLGLRMGADDYVKKPFSQRLLVERIRALLRRQDAVAGEVVGDTEETKVIERGELRMDPLRHAVTWKGQDVALTVTEFLLLQALAQRPGFVKSRDQLMDVAYDDQVYVDDRTIDSHIKRLRKKLRMVDPEFSAIETLYGIGYRYNEE; this is translated from the coding sequence ATGTCTAAGATCGCCCTTGTGGACGACGACAGGAATATTCTGACGTCCGTCTCCATGACTCTCGAGGCGGAAGGCTTTGAGGTGGAAACCTACAATGATGGCCAGCAAGCGTTCGATGCCTTTAGTAAGAAATTGCCGGACATGGCCGTTCTGGATATCAAGATGCCGCGTATGGATGGCATGGACCTGTTGCAGCGTATTCGGCAAAAAACATCGATCCCCGTGATCTTCTTGACCTCCAAGGATGATGAAATTGACGAGGTTCTGGGCCTGCGCATGGGTGCCGACGATTATGTGAAAAAGCCTTTTTCACAACGCCTTTTGGTCGAGCGTATCCGTGCGCTTCTGCGGCGTCAGGATGCCGTCGCCGGCGAGGTCGTGGGGGATACCGAGGAAACCAAAGTGATCGAACGCGGCGAGTTGCGGATGGACCCGCTGCGCCACGCGGTCACGTGGAAGGGGCAGGATGTTGCCCTGACCGTGACGGAGTTCCTTCTTCTGCAGGCTCTCGCGCAGCGCCCCGGTTTTGTCAAAAGCCGTGACCAGTTGATGGATGTGGCCTATGACGATCAGGTCTATGTGGACGACCGCACGATCGACAGCCACATCAAGCGCCTGCGCAAGAAACTTCGCATGGTCGATCCCGAGTTCTCGGCAATCGAGACACTTTATGGTATCGGTTATCGGTACAACGAAGAATAA
- a CDS encoding sulfotransferase has product MVGQHVILTLGRSGSNALVNLLNQHPEIMNYGEVLGDWNPIRKMQRRLGAFKEDDAAYLDFCLGNPWGHRLAFAGRSAQRRIKRRPRDGKRLSQVRQIGIKDFALHFQNLGIIDYLAQRPDIKVIGLERANLFDRMISNALLEASGVVEIREGQGGPAETKLHMEPQNALNALEVIEGENIILNQMLAGIPQERRMHVRYEDFFAGPQQTAAIMDDLHRFLEVAPFKPEVRMRKIVQGRSIDRLANRDEVIEALKGTRFQRLIDD; this is encoded by the coding sequence ATGGTCGGGCAGCATGTGATTTTGACTTTGGGGCGAAGTGGGTCGAATGCCTTGGTCAACCTGCTGAACCAGCACCCTGAAATCATGAATTATGGTGAGGTTCTGGGCGATTGGAACCCGATCCGAAAGATGCAGCGCCGACTTGGAGCCTTTAAAGAGGATGATGCGGCATATCTGGACTTTTGCTTGGGGAATCCGTGGGGGCATCGCCTGGCCTTCGCGGGACGGTCGGCACAAAGGCGTATCAAGCGGCGGCCTCGTGATGGTAAACGCCTGTCGCAGGTGCGCCAGATCGGGATCAAGGATTTTGCCCTGCATTTTCAAAACCTTGGTATCATTGACTATCTGGCACAGCGGCCTGACATCAAGGTGATCGGGCTGGAGCGGGCCAATCTATTTGACCGCATGATCTCAAACGCTTTGCTGGAAGCCTCGGGCGTGGTGGAAATTCGCGAGGGGCAGGGCGGACCGGCGGAGACAAAATTGCACATGGAACCGCAGAACGCATTGAACGCGCTTGAGGTGATCGAGGGGGAAAATATCATTCTGAATCAAATGCTTGCAGGCATACCGCAAGAGCGCCGCATGCATGTTCGGTATGAAGATTTCTTTGCAGGGCCGCAACAAACAGCGGCAATCATGGATGATCTGCATCGCTTCCTTGAGGTGGCACCGTTCAAGCCCGAAGTGCGGATGCGCAAGATCGTTCAAGGCCGGTCGATTGACCGGCTGGCCAATCGAGACGAGGTGATCGAGGCGCTAAAAGGCACGCGATTTCAGAGGCTTATAGACGATTAG